ATATCGATTGCGCGAGTTTCGAGTTCGACCTGGTCCGGTCTGTTGACCATGGTCAAGAACAGTTGCGTCGCCCCGGAGAACGCGGCGCGCAGCGAATCCGCATCGGTCGCGTCCGCGTGCCGAACATCGACACCTGCCAGAGCAAAGGCCTTCTCACGCAACTGATCCGGCTCTCGGCTCAGCGCTCGGCAGGGGACTCCCGAGCCCGCAAGGCGACGCAGCAAGGCGTTGCCGGTCGCACCGGTCGCGCCCATGATGACGATCATTGGTTTTCCTTCCGATGGATCGAACTCCAGCGCCACGCGACAATCGTGGAGGCCACGGCCGCGGCGAGGGGGACGTCGATGCGTATGCGCTCGGCGAACCACGAGGTGCGGAGGAGTAATTCGGCGATCACCGCCGCGAGTGCGGTCGCGCCGAGACCGAACGTCGCCGCGACGGCCGCCGGTGCGGCATGCCGCAGCCACGCAATGCCTGTTTGGCTGTGCTGCAACCACATTCCGAGCAGGAATGCGACGACAGCGGACGTGCCCGCGATCGACGTCACCGCCGCGATCATCAACCCGGGCTGCCGAGTGATCAAACCGCCCGCACCCGCACAGAGCGCGGGCGCCAAATAGGCGAACACGACCTCGCGCCACAGCACGAACCGCGGTGACGCTGCCGTTGCACTCATTTGATTAGCCACCTAACTACATGGGTAGAGATGGGCTACTCGTGCCGCTGTGCTGATCAGTCGTCGGACAGCGCGCCGATGCCTTGGCTGATGCGTTCGAGCAGATCGAGGAACGTGGTGCGCTCGGCGGACGTCAGCGCCCCGGCCATTGCCTGTAGACGAGCGAAATGCTCAGGAGCCATCTCCCGCAACCTCTTCGCGCCACGAGCGGTCAGCACGACCATCACACTGCGACCGTCTTCCGTCGAGTCCCGCCGGCACACCAGCCCCTGCTGTTCCAAGCTCGCGATGAGTCCCGTCACCGTCGCGCGAGTCACTCCGAGAATCGCTGCCAAGTGCGACGGCGACAATTCGCCGTCCGCATCCTCCAATGCCGCCAGCAACCGATACCGCCCGGTGGACAAGCCGAACCGCGCGAAGTGCGCCTCCGACGCCTTGACCAGGCCGGCCCCGACCGCGAGCAGCCGAACGGCAACCAGCACCACCTGCGGATCGACAGCATCCTCGAGTCCATACCGCCGGATCTGCGAGCGCGCCTGCGCCAGCGTAGGCGCCTGAAGCGCTTCGTGATCCGAGGCCATGAATCTAGTATGGCACCTAACTAAGCACCCGTCAAAGTACTCCGGACCCCCGCCGAACCGGCTACCCATGGCGTAGGCGGGCCAGTCCCTGGCTCATCCGGCTTGGACGAAGGTTTCGCAGTCGAGACCCTTGGTGGTGCTTGGCGTTTCGACCACCACGGTGCCGTTCACCGTGATGCTGCAACGCAGTTCGGCGCCGGGGAGCGTGCCGCCGTAGATCTTCACCGGGAACGGGGAGTCTGCGGTGAGGGTCCGCTCGACGTGGACCGGGCTACCTGGTTTCACAGTCTGTCCGCCCATATGGGTTTCGGAGGCAATTTGCCAGGTCATGTTCGTGACATTGCCGCTGCCGTGGATTTCGACGATGACCGTGTACGACTTTCCCGCGGACTTCGAGGTGGGGCCGGTGGTCGCGCTACGCGGTCCGGCGCTGAGGTTCGCGCTGGAACCGCTTCGGCTGCTCGGACCGGCGGTGTCTGTCGATCCCGGGTGGTCGGAGGCAGCCCCTCCGGCGGAATCGTTGGGGGTGCAACCGGTGACGAACAGGGTCGCGGTTGCGGCGGTCAGGGCGGCGATGATGAATCTCATCGAACTTCTCCAGCTTTCAGTGATGTGCGGTGATCCGGGTGAGCATGGTGTCGAGTCCGTCGCCGGTGAGTTCGTCGCGGAGCGCGGTGCGGCCGGTGACGAGCAGGAGCAGCGCCATGATCGGTCCGCGGATCTCTCGGCCGGCGCCGAGCGCCCAGTCGATATCGGTGGCGCGCAGCCGGATTCCGTCCAGGCGGTGACCGTCCCAGACCGGCCGGCCGATGCGCGCGGCGCGGGCGGTGGCGGCCGCGACCGCGGTCGAGTCGACCGGCAGCGGGCGTCGTAGCGGCAGGGCGATGTCCTGGCCGTGCACGATGACGTCGAACAGGATGTTGCGGTAGTTGGTCGGCGCGGGCAGCCGCCGGGACGCGGCGTCTCGGCGCAGCTGCGAAACCAGTTCGGACACAGGGTGGTTCGCGTACGCGACGGTCAATTGGTCGATCATGCGGTTGTAATTGCCGCGGGCGCGCAGGCCGGCGGTCAGCAGGGTGCGCACCGGCATGGGCTGCGGCGTCAGCGCGAGATGCGCGGCGACGTCTCGCACGCGCCAGTTCGCGCACAGCGACGGCGTTTCCCATTCCTCCGGCGTCAACCCGGCCAGCAGGTCCGCGATCGCGAGGCGCTGCTGTTCGATGACCGCCCAACTGGTTTCGCGGTCCATCCGAACCACTTCCCTCCGAGATATTGGTCAGTATCTCTTACTAATTTTGGTCAGCTACTCTTACTACTGTCAAGAGCGAGAGGAGTGCGGTGGCGGACGGGGAGATGAATGTGGGGTTATTGATGTTCATTGCCGCCCGGTCGATGGAGCAGCGGACCTTCGCCGCGCTCGCCGAGGCCGGCTACGGCGACATCACTGTTGCGCAGAGCCGGGTCGCGGCGCGGATCGGTCCGGAGGGCACCCGGCTGACCGAGTTGGCGGAGCAGGCGCAGGTCACCAAGCAGACCGCGGGATTCCTGATCGATCAGCTCGAACGCGCGGGGTATGTGCGGCGCGTCCCGGACCCCACCGACGCGCGAGCGCGGCTGGTCCGTCTCACCGACCGCGGGTCGGCCATGGCACGTTTCGCCAATGGCGTCTCGACCGCGATCGAGTCCGAGTGGGCCGATCATCTCGGCCGCACCCGCATGCGCCAGTTGCGTGACATCATGACGCGGCTGCGCGAGATCACCGATCCGTACATGTGACGCGCCGGAGAGCGGCACCCGGGCGAGGGTTGCGGGTCAAGCCTCGACCGCCTCGCGCAGCGCGCGGAATTCCGAGGCGAGGGCATCGAGGGTGTAGTGGGCGTTGAGGCCGCTGGGGTTGGGCAGCACCCACACCCGGGTGTCACCGATGCGTTCGGGCTGGGGGCCGACCACGGTGCGCGGACGACCGAAGGCCGTGCGGTAGGCGCCGATGCCGAGTACCGCCAGCACGCGCGGACGATACGTCTCGACCCGCTCGACCAGGGCGCGGCCGCCGGCGCGCAGTTCCTCCGGGGTCAGTTGCTCGGCTTTGGCGGTCGTGCGTGCGGCCACATTCGTGATCCCCAAGCCCAGGCCGAGCAGTTCCCGCTGGTCGGCGGGCAGCAGTTGGCGCGGCGTGAAGCCGGACCGGTGCAAGGCCGGCCAGAACCGATTGCCCGGGCGGG
This sequence is a window from Nocardia yunnanensis. Protein-coding genes within it:
- the mug gene encoding G/U mismatch-specific DNA glycosylase — its product is MPSGSSPRPSPADLAAAQDKTIPDLIGPGLRVLFCGINPGLWSGATGYHFARPGNRFWPALHRSGFTPRQLLPADQRELLGLGLGITNVAARTTAKAEQLTPEELRAGGRALVERVETYRPRVLAVLGIGAYRTAFGRPRTVVGPQPERIGDTRVWVLPNPSGLNAHYTLDALASEFRALREAVEA
- a CDS encoding MarR family winged helix-turn-helix transcriptional regulator codes for the protein MFIAARSMEQRTFAALAEAGYGDITVAQSRVAARIGPEGTRLTELAEQAQVTKQTAGFLIDQLERAGYVRRVPDPTDARARLVRLTDRGSAMARFANGVSTAIESEWADHLGRTRMRQLRDIMTRLREITDPYM
- a CDS encoding MarR family winged helix-turn-helix transcriptional regulator, encoding MASDHEALQAPTLAQARSQIRRYGLEDAVDPQVVLVAVRLLAVGAGLVKASEAHFARFGLSTGRYRLLAALEDADGELSPSHLAAILGVTRATVTGLIASLEQQGLVCRRDSTEDGRSVMVVLTARGAKRLREMAPEHFARLQAMAGALTSAERTTFLDLLERISQGIGALSDD
- a CDS encoding maleylpyruvate isomerase family mycothiol-dependent enzyme, which gives rise to MDRETSWAVIEQQRLAIADLLAGLTPEEWETPSLCANWRVRDVAAHLALTPQPMPVRTLLTAGLRARGNYNRMIDQLTVAYANHPVSELVSQLRRDAASRRLPAPTNYRNILFDVIVHGQDIALPLRRPLPVDSTAVAAATARAARIGRPVWDGHRLDGIRLRATDIDWALGAGREIRGPIMALLLLVTGRTALRDELTGDGLDTMLTRITAHH